One window of the Salvia miltiorrhiza cultivar Shanhuang (shh) chromosome 6, IMPLAD_Smil_shh, whole genome shotgun sequence genome contains the following:
- the LOC130990413 gene encoding DNA-directed RNA polymerase II subunit RPB7-like — translation MFFHMVLENMQLHPRHFGRDLRDKLVAKLMKDVEGTCSGHHGFVVAISGIDSVGKGLIRDGTGFVTFPVKYQCVVFRPFKGEILEAVVTMVNKMGFFAEAGPVQIFVSNHLIPDDMEFQPGDIPNYTTSDGSNSVCKS, via the exons ATGTTTTTCCACATGGTGTTGGAGAACATGCAACTACACCCTCGTCACTTTGGGCGTGATCTCCGGGATAAGCTTGTGGCCAAGCTCATGAAAGATGTTGAAGGCACTTGCAG TGGTCACCATGGGTTTGTTGTCGCAATAAGTGGCATCGACAGTGTTGGGAAAGGGCTGATTCGTGATGGGACCGGATTTGTTACTTTTCCGGTTAAGTACCAGTGTGTTGTATTTCGACCTTTTAAGGGAGAGATTCTGGAAGCTGTTGTTACAATGGTTAACAAG ATGGGATTTTTCGCTGAGGCAGGTCCTGTCCAAATTTTTGTGTCCAATCAT TTGATACCCGATGATATGGAGTTCCAACCTGGTGATATCCCAAATTACACTACTTCTGATGGATCTAACAGTGTGTGCAAGTCTTGA
- the LOC130988289 gene encoding EIN3-binding F-box protein 1-like gives MPALVNYRGDDDLYSGASLCSGDSGLLLSIGSHVEIYCPPRKRSRISGPCIVSGNIFEDKRPSIDVLPDECLFEIFRRLPGGRERSSAACVSKRWLTILSSVRSSEFYNKEHVSADEDMEVECDGYLTRCVEGKKATDVRLAAIAVGTSSRGGLGKLSIRGSNSLRGVSNFGLSAIARGCPSLRALSLWNVPSIGDEGLFEIARECHSLEKLDLCQCPSISNKGLAAVAESCPNLTAVTIESCSNIGNDGLQALAKFCPKLQSITIKDCARVGDQGIASLLSSASSLTKVKFQSLNITDYSVAVIGHYGKAITNLVLCGLQNVSQKGFWVMGNAQGLQSLSSLTVSSCRGITDLSLEAVGKGCPNLKHMCVRKCCFVSDKGLVAFAKATSSLESLQLEECNRITQIGILTALSSISSKLKSVSLVKCMGIKDLSTEFPVLSPCESLRSLSIRSCPGFGSTSLAMVGKLCPQLHHLDLSGLCGITDTGLLPLLECCEAGLAKVNLSECLNLSDEVVLALARLHGTTLELVNLDGCQKITDATLAALAESCPLLNDLDVSKCLVTDAGVAALSRGVQSNLQVLSLSGCSMVSNKSVPALERLGKTLVGLNLQHCNSISNSKVEMLTEKLWRCDILS, from the exons ATGCCTGCTCTTGTCAATTACAGAG GTGATGATGATCTCTATTCTGGGGCTTCATTGTGTTCCGGAGATTCCGGCCTCTTACTCTCCATCGGCTCCCACGTGGAGATCTACTGCCCGCCTAGAAAGCGCTCACGGATCAGTGGCCCTTGCATCGTCAGTGGGAATATCTTCGAGGACAAGAGACCATCTATTGATGTCCTCCCAGATGAATGCCTATTCGAGATCTTCAGGCGCTTGCCTGGTGGCCGGGAGAGGAGTTCTGCAGCGTGTGTTTCAAAGCGCTGGCTCACCATCTTGAGCAGCGTTCGGAGCTCTGAGTTTTACAATAAGGAACACGTCTCTGCAGATGAGGATATGGAAGTGGAATGTGATGGATACCTCACTAGGTGTGTGGAAGGGAAGAAAGCGACGGATGTGAGGCTTGCTGCCATTGCAGTTGGTACTTCTAGCCGCGGAGGGCTTGGAAAGCTTTCTATCCGGGGAAGCAACTCGTTGAGGGGCGTTTCTAACTTTGGTTTGTCAGCAATAGCTCGTGGTTGCCCTTCCCTCAGGGCTCTCTCATTGTGGAACGTGCCCTCCATCGGTGATGAAGGTCTATTCGAGATTGCAAGAGAGTGCCATTCGTTGGAGAAGCTAGACCTTTGCCAATGTCCTTCAATCTCGAACAAGGGTTTGGCCGCAGTCGCAGAGAGCTGTCCGAATTTGACTGCAGTGACTATCGAATCGTGTTCAAACATTGGCAATGACGGCCTGCAAGCACTTGCCAAATTCTGTCCAAAGCTGCAGTCGATCACTATCAAAGATTGTGCGCGTGTTGGGGATCAGGGAATCGCCAGCCTCTTGTCATCAGCTTCTTCCTTGACAAAGGTAAAATTTCAGTCACTTAACATCACCGATTACTCGGTTGCTGTGATAGGGCACTATGGAAAAGCCATCACGAATCTTGTTCTATGCGGGCTTCAAAACGTCAGCCAGAAGGGCTTCTGGGTGATGGGCAACGCACAAGGTCTTCAATCGCTGTCGTCTTTGACAGTTAGTTCGTGCAGGGGGATAACCGACTTGAGCCTCGAAGCAGTCGGGAAGGGATGCCCAAACCTAAAACACATGTGTGTCCGCAAGTGTTGCTTTGTATCTGACAAGGGGCTCGTGGCCTTTGCCAAGGCGACGAGCTCTCTCGAAAGCTTGCAGTTGGAGGAGTGCAATAGGATTACACaaattgggatcttgactgctCTGTCCAGCATCAGTTCTAAATTGAAGTCTGTTTCTTTGGTTAAGTGTATGGGAATCAAGGATCTGTCGACCGAGTTTCCAGTGCTCTCCCCGTGCGAATCTCTCCGGTCGTTGTCGATCCGAAGCTGTCCCGGATTTGGAAGTACCAGTTTGGCCATGGTTGGGAAGTTGTGCCCCCAGCTACACCACTTGGATCTGAGCGGACTTTGTGGGATCACGGACACCGGGCTTCTCCCGCTTCTCGAATGCTGCGAGGCAGGGTTAGCCAAGGTTAATCTCAGCGAGTGTTTGAACTTGAGCGACGAAGTGGTCTTGGCTTTGGCTAGGTTGCACGGTACGACGCTTGAATTGGTGAATCTGGACGGGTGCCAAAAGATCACCGATGCAACCCTAGCAGCGCTGGCCGAGAGCTGCCCGTTGCTCAACGACCTCGATGTTTCCAAGTGTTTGGTGACGGATGCCGGTGTTGCTGCTCTGTCGCGTGGAGTGCAGTCCAACCTGCAGGTTCTGTCCCTGTCGGGGTGCTCGATGGTGTCGAACAAGAGCGTACCCGCTCTCGAGAGATTGGGGAAGACACTCGTCGGCTTGAATCTCCAGCACTGCAACTCCATTAGCAACAGCAAGGTGGAGATGCTCACTGAGAAGTTGTGGAGATGCGATATCCTTTCTTGA